From the genome of Labedella gwakjiensis:
TCGCGGAGCGCTTGCTGCGCTCGAGAACGAGGACGATGACCGCGAAGAAGACGACGACGCCGCCGTAACCGATCCAGATCTCCACGATCACTCCCCCTTCTCGGGGTCGATCGCGGTGAACAGGACGAGCGTCGCGGTGACGAAGACGCCGGATCCGATGAAGTAGCCGATCGAGCCGGCCGCGTCGCCGGGCTGGAGCGCCCAATGGATGGGCGGCAGGAGGAGCAGGACGAAGTCGACGGCCGCGACGACCGCGATCACCGCCGACCGTCTCCGGGCTGCCACGGAGGTGGCGGCCGAGCGGGGGGCTGGGCTGGTCATGTCGGGAGCCTTTCGAGCGGGGAGGTGCGCTGACAGAGGTGGAACCGAACCTGCCGGAACGTTCCGGCTTGGAGTAGAGCATCGACCTCCCCGCACCCCCTGTCAAGACCTGATCGCCATATACGTGTCCCGCAACGAGAAGATCGAGCGAGTGGAGCCCGGCCGTGAGCGCACCGCGCGGGCGGTCGCATGACTAGCATGAGCACATGGGCAAGCCGCAGCCGACGATCATCGATCTGGCGCGTGATCTGGGGATCTCCAAGACCACCGTGTCCGACGCCCTCTCGGGCCGCGGGCGCGTGTCGGAGGAGACCCGAACTCTCGTCACCGAGGCCGCTGAACGCATCGGCTACGTCGGCAATCGCGCAGCGCGCAGCCTCCGGTCGAGCACCCACGGTGCGATCGGCCTCCACATCCCGCCGATCGTCCGCAACTTCTCCTTCTACATGGACTTCGCGTTCGGTGCGGCGCATGCGGCCGCCGAACTCGACGTCGACCTCACCCTCTTCGCACGCGACCCCGTCGTCTCCGCCCGACGGGGCTTCCCCGTCGACGGCGCCCTCGTCGTGGATCCGCTGCGCGACGACCCCACGATGGAGCGCCTGCTCGACGCGGGTGTCCCTGTCGTGACGATCGGCTACGACCTCGGCGAGTCGGCGTCCCGGGTGAGCGGCGTCATCGAGGCGACGCACGGCGATACGACCAGGGCCGTCCTCGATGCGCTGTGGGACTCCGGCTCACGCCGGCCGGCCTTCCTCGGTTCCGACGCCCTCTTCTTCTCGTCGTGGGCGAAAGACGTGTCCGACGCGGTCGACGGATGGTATTCCTCACGCGGCATAGAACCGGCCGTCGGCCTCGTCCCTGTCACCGCGGGTCCCGACGAGGTGCACGACACGGTCGTCGACCTCGTCGGACGCACGGGTGTCGACGCTCTCGTGTGCGGTCCCCAGGGTTTCGCCGCCCGAGCCCTCCCGACCCTCGAGTCCCTCGGCATCCGCATCGGCCGCGACTTCCCCCTCGCGTCTTTCGTGAGCGACCCCGTGACCGAATCGAACAATCCCGACATCACCTGCGTCGAGATCGATCCGTGGGGTCTCGGCGTGGAATCGGCGCGACTCCTCGCCGACATCCTGCTCACGAGGGGCGACGGCCCAGCCCCGTACCGCTCGCACGTGTCCCGCGTGCGCTTCGCCCGCTACCTCGACGCAGCGCAGGCGGACGGCGGCCGGTCGAGCACCGTGGCACCCGCGGAGTAGCGTGGACCGGTGACCGCCGAGCCCCCCACGCCGAACCGCACCGATTCCCCGACGACGGATGCTCCCGTCGCACCGCCGCACTCGCTCCTCGAGGACGTGTTCGCCCTCGTGATCGGCACCCTCATGGTGTCGTTCGGCCTCGCGCTGCTCACGGCCTCCGGCGCGGTGACGGGCGGTGTCGCGGGCATCGCGATCCTCTTGAGCTACGTGTCCGACTGGCCGTTCGGCGTGTGGTTCGTGCTGATCAACGCACCGTTCTTCCTGCTGGCCCTCCTGCGCATGGGGTGGCAGTTCACGCTCAAGACGATCGTCACCGTCGTGCTCGTGTCGCTCTTCTCGAGCCTCCACCCCGCCATGCTCGACCTCGGCTCGATCGAGCCCGTCTACGGCGTGCTGTTCGGCAGCGCTGTCACGGGCGTCGGCTTCATCGTGCTGTTCCGCCACCGCGCGAGCGTCGGCGGCATCTCGATCCTGTGCCTCTTCCTGCAGGACCGCTTCGGCTGGCGCGCCGGATACGTGCAGATGGGCTTCGACGCCGTGATCGTGCTGTCGTCCGTCTTCGTCGTGCCCCTGCCGATGCTCGCGCTCTCGGTGGCGGGCGCCGTCGTGATGAACCTCGTGATCGCGCTCAACCACCGCCCCCACCGCTACCTGGCCTGACGACCGCTCCCGTGAGCGTCAGGCGGTTCGGGGACGGGCCGCCGTCGAGGCGCGCTCCACCAGCCGCGCGGGCTCCAGGTCGACGTGCACCTCGGCACCCGTCGCGAGGTGTTCGAGGATCGCCGTCGCGGTGGCACGGCCGTAACCGGGCAGATCGTACGTGAGGGCGGAGAGCGGCGGCGAGGCGAGCTGGCAGTGCACCGAATCGTCCCACGCCAGGATCGAGACGTCGTCGGGGACCTGCAGTCCCGCCGCCCGGATCGTCTCGAGTCCGGCGAGCGCCATCACGTCGTTGTCGTAGACGATGGCCGTCGGACCGTCCGGTCCGTCGGCCAGGAGATCGCGCGTCGCCGCCGCGCCGCCCTCCGCCGTGAAGTCGGACTCGACGATCACCACGGAGGCGCGCGCCTCGGCCCCGGCCGTCTCGAGCGCACCGTTGCGTGAGCGCACGTGGTCGAGGTCCGGTGGCCCCGCCACGTGCGCGATCCGTTGGTGACCCGACGAGACGAGGAAGCGGACGACGTCCGTCATGACACTCGCGTTCGCCGCGTGGACGGAAGAGAATCCGGGGAGCGCCGCGCGTCGTCCCATCAGGACGGCCGGGAGGCCCTCCGCCGCGAGCGCTCCGATGCGCGGATCGTCCTCGACGAGGTTGGCGACGACCACGGCGGACACGCTGCCGTCGCCTGCCCACCGCGTGTAGGTCGCGAGCTCTTCCTCGCGATCGGCGACCACGCGCACGAGGAGGGACGCGCCCGCGTCGTCGAGCGCGTCCTCCATGCCCGCGATGACGCGCATCCAGAACGGCTCCATGGGCACCCGACGCCGCGGCTGGTTCAGGCACAGACCGATCGTGATGGGCTGGGCGTCACCCGGCGACGAGATCATTGACCGACGATAGCAGCGGGAATCCGGCCCACGAGGACGTGTCGCCCGCGCCCGTCACCGTGAAGGTGTGGCTGCCGCCGGCCTCGATCGTGACGAGCCCGTCGTCCACGCGCGCGGAGCGATCGACCCGATCGACCTGCAGCACGAGGTCCTTCACGAGGGAATGCACGGTGACCGTCACCCGAACCCCACCCTCGACCGCCTCCGTCGAGACGGAGAGCGCGTCCGCCGGCACCGCGAGGGCGAGCGAGGTGTCCTCCACGAAGTAATGGAAGGCCGACGACCCGTCGGAACCGTGCGCCACGAGGTACTCGCCGCGTTCGTCGCCCGACCGGAGGACCTCAGCCGGGAGCGCGGTCGTCGCGATCCCCCGGGCCGCGATGTCGAGCGGTACCGCGTGCTCGGAGAGCACGGTGCCGTCGAGGCGGCGCCGCGACACGGTGATCGTCTCCATCCATCCCTCCGCATGGTCGTTGTGCGCCACGAGAGCGAGAGAGCCCGCGCGCGGCTGGAAGGTCAGGAGCCGGTCGGCGTACACCTTCCGGAGCGCGAACCACAGCGGCTTCCGGTGCCCGTGCACGTCGACGGCCGCCCAGGAGATCACGGGCCACTCGTCGTTCAGCTGCCAGACGATCGAGCCAGTATTGAGCGGATAGAGGGACCGGAAGTGCTCGATGCCGAGAGCGACGGCGCGTGCCTGGTTGAGCTGCGTCGACCAGTGCCATTCGTCGATCGACCTCCACCGCGGCAGGTGGGCGCCGAGCCCGCGCTCGAGCTTCGCGTTGCCCTCGAAGGCCTTCTGGTGGACGAGCATCTCGTGACCGTACGGATCGATCGGGTCGTCGTGCACGACGTCCGTGAGGGTCGTCCACGCCGGCGGGCCCTGGAAGCCGAACTCCGAGGCGAACCGCGGCCGGTAGGACCGGTATGCCTCGTAGTCGAGGTCGTTCCACACGGTCCAGATGTGCATGGTCCCGTGACGCTCGTCGTTCGGGTGCGCCCATCGCGTGAACGAGAACGGGCTGCCCGGGGAGTACGGGCGCGTGGGGTCGAGCTCGGCGACGATCGCCGGGAGCAGCTCGGTGTAGTACCCCTCCCCCCACGTGCGGTCGCCGATCCTCCGGCGCCAGTCCCATTCGAGGTAGCCCCAGATGTTCTCGTTGCAGCCGTTCCACATCACGAGGCTCGCGTGCCGTGACAGTCGCACGACGTTCTCCCGCGCCTCCGCCTCGACCTCACTGCGGAGCGGATCCTCCTCGGAGTACGCGGCACACGCGAACAGGAAGTCCTGCCAGACGAGCACTCCGAGCTCGTCGCAGACGTCGTAGAACGCATCGCTCTCGTAGATGCCGCCGCCCCAGATGCGCAGGATGTTCATGCCAGCCTCCACCGCGTCCACGACAGAGGCGCGGTAGCGCTCGGGCGTCATCCGCGTGAGGAACGGATCGCCCGGGATCCAGTTCGCTCCCTTCGCGTACACCGCGACACCGTTGATCGAGATCGTGAACGGGGTGCCGTGCTCGTCCGGGGTCGTGTCGAGACCGACGGTGCGGAAGCCCACCCGGCCCTCCCAACGGGCGTCACCGGCGGTGACCGTCACATCGTGGAGCGGCTGCGACCCGTAGCCGCGCGGATACCAGAGCGGCACCTCGCCGGCGTCGACGCGGAGCTCGACGGACGACTGCGTCGGCGAGGCCGCGATCCGGCTCGCCACGCCCGCGACCACGACCTCCACATCGGCGGATCCGGGCGCGCCGGCCCACTCCAGGTCGACGTGGGCCGTCAGGACCCCTGTGCCGGTCGAGGATCCCGCGACCGACCCGGCCACGTCCACGAGCGGGCGCACCGCCGCGATCCGCACGCCTG
Proteins encoded in this window:
- a CDS encoding LacI family DNA-binding transcriptional regulator, with protein sequence MGKPQPTIIDLARDLGISKTTVSDALSGRGRVSEETRTLVTEAAERIGYVGNRAARSLRSSTHGAIGLHIPPIVRNFSFYMDFAFGAAHAAAELDVDLTLFARDPVVSARRGFPVDGALVVDPLRDDPTMERLLDAGVPVVTIGYDLGESASRVSGVIEATHGDTTRAVLDALWDSGSRRPAFLGSDALFFSSWAKDVSDAVDGWYSSRGIEPAVGLVPVTAGPDEVHDTVVDLVGRTGVDALVCGPQGFAARALPTLESLGIRIGRDFPLASFVSDPVTESNNPDITCVEIDPWGLGVESARLLADILLTRGDGPAPYRSHVSRVRFARYLDAAQADGGRSSTVAPAE
- a CDS encoding YitT family protein codes for the protein MTAEPPTPNRTDSPTTDAPVAPPHSLLEDVFALVIGTLMVSFGLALLTASGAVTGGVAGIAILLSYVSDWPFGVWFVLINAPFFLLALLRMGWQFTLKTIVTVVLVSLFSSLHPAMLDLGSIEPVYGVLFGSAVTGVGFIVLFRHRASVGGISILCLFLQDRFGWRAGYVQMGFDAVIVLSSVFVVPLPMLALSVAGAVVMNLVIALNHRPHRYLA
- a CDS encoding LacI family DNA-binding transcriptional regulator, whose protein sequence is MISSPGDAQPITIGLCLNQPRRRVPMEPFWMRVIAGMEDALDDAGASLLVRVVADREEELATYTRWAGDGSVSAVVVANLVEDDPRIGALAAEGLPAVLMGRRAALPGFSSVHAANASVMTDVVRFLVSSGHQRIAHVAGPPDLDHVRSRNGALETAGAEARASVVIVESDFTAEGGAAATRDLLADGPDGPTAIVYDNDVMALAGLETIRAAGLQVPDDVSILAWDDSVHCQLASPPLSALTYDLPGYGRATATAILEHLATGAEVHVDLEPARLVERASTAARPRTA
- a CDS encoding glycoside hydrolase family 2 protein, with product MTFRPLTTDGGLAWTLAATNGPIPTELSGRTVPATVPGEVQLDLMAADLIGDPFDGDNEKAQEWIGCTDWRYRTTFSWAPTGHDREDLVADGLDTAATITLNGTVVATTANQHRSYRFDVTSLLVEGENEILVDFRAPVEFAREQEAILGALPTVMHHPFNAVRKTASNFGWDWGIDVASSGILRRIGLESWSGVRIAAVRPLVDVAGSVAGSSTGTGVLTAHVDLEWAGAPGSADVEVVVAGVASRIAASPTQSSVELRVDAGEVPLWYPRGYGSQPLHDVTVTAGDARWEGRVGFRTVGLDTTPDEHGTPFTISINGVAVYAKGANWIPGDPFLTRMTPERYRASVVDAVEAGMNILRIWGGGIYESDAFYDVCDELGVLVWQDFLFACAAYSEEDPLRSEVEAEARENVVRLSRHASLVMWNGCNENIWGYLEWDWRRRIGDRTWGEGYYTELLPAIVAELDPTRPYSPGSPFSFTRWAHPNDERHGTMHIWTVWNDLDYEAYRSYRPRFASEFGFQGPPAWTTLTDVVHDDPIDPYGHEMLVHQKAFEGNAKLERGLGAHLPRWRSIDEWHWSTQLNQARAVALGIEHFRSLYPLNTGSIVWQLNDEWPVISWAAVDVHGHRKPLWFALRKVYADRLLTFQPRAGSLALVAHNDHAEGWMETITVSRRRLDGTVLSEHAVPLDIAARGIATTALPAEVLRSGDERGEYLVAHGSDGSSAFHYFVEDTSLALAVPADALSVSTEAVEGGVRVTVTVHSLVKDLVLQVDRVDRSARVDDGLVTIEAGGSHTFTVTGAGDTSSWAGFPLLSSVNDLVAG